One Companilactobacillus farciminis KCTC 3681 = DSM 20184 genomic window, CTTTTAATAATAGAATCCTTTAGATCTTTAATATATGTTTCGACATCTGCCATGTAAAATACCACCTTTTTAGTTAATTAAACTACTGTTATTATAGCTCAATATTAAAATAATTGACTTTAAATTAGAAATAAATTAACCATAATTCACTTTTTTCCAAACTAACCGTGATTCTTTTTCACCAGTTTCTCTTTCGATCGACTGAGTAGAAACTTCAAAACCATTTTTTTCATAAAATTGCTTAGCACGAATATTTTTATCATAAACATCTAACGACAATTCTTGATGATTCTTCTTTAAAAAATTTATCAGCTTCTTTCCAATACCTTGATTACGATAACTTTTCTCTACAAAAATCCCAGCTATATAATCACTTTGAAGACCAACAA contains:
- a CDS encoding GNAT family N-acetyltransferase, which translates into the protein MKDLELEKVSQIWLDSNLEAHDFIDKNFWLDNYPMVKEQFKTAEIYVDAELEIKGFVGLQSDYIAGIFVEKSYRNQGIGKKLINFLKKNHQELSLDVYDKNIRAKQFYEKNGFEVSTQSIERETGEKESRLVWKKVNYG